Proteins from a single region of Amblyomma americanum isolate KBUSLIRL-KWMA chromosome 10, ASM5285725v1, whole genome shotgun sequence:
- the LOC144108345 gene encoding uncharacterized protein LOC144108345, whose translation MVTRFLGRFEWFPYAVRFFWHVENVHVTSRRQSHCFVPGCTTGYKSCKEKLSLFGVPKDEELSLKWQRNIPRADKPLVRNAAVCKLHFDPQFVLRHFEHNIQGKTVRLERSRPVLQPDAVPTKFPNVPKYLSKPVPKKRNPKKRLDPQFVPSKRRRTVPQASDVSAEAPASAEPDILRTSDARNVTLPSDKWGKHVFFCEEPLTVSYSVCLPGPNMGLLHAQKLVLFRSEGTAVKHQVFVRGVELTAIDEKCDPASVLQEVDSMQVCAGAGLLTEFCHVSCSKMIKWSEGFYHKRCKGAVSENEMRCVACKYLRRLLINQRCREKKRNVSYDYGKKLRARTEAVRRLRAKVKNLDRTIIQMKQENEDIEESTVLKKIEKLPQKQRVAIMQCFEAGSRKSVKGMRYKPERMLECIIMHMKSARLYEHVRKQNILVLPSRTCLRKYMEKYESRFGFNAAVLSGISRKTQEMTEFECHGGLIVDEMKLAENFAVASGSGKVHGFVDLGPYTPEADKTVTCGHGLVIMFQPLSGS comes from the exons ATGGTCACG CGCTTTTTGGGTCGTTTTGAGTGGTTTCCGTACGCTGTGCGTTTTTTCTGGCATGTTGAAAATGTGCATGTGACGAGCCGACGTCAAAGCCACTGTTTTGTGCCCGGTTGCACAACCGGGTACAAATCGTGCAAAGAGAAGTTGTCGCTTTTCGGTGTGCCCAAGGACGAGGAGCTTTCTCTGAAGTGGCAGAGGAATATCCCAAGAGCCGACAAGCCCCTTGTACGAAACGCCGCTGTTTGCAAGCTTCATTTTGATCCTCAGTTTGTGTTGCGTCATTTCGAACACAACATACAAGGTAAGACGGTAcgtttggaaagaagcagacCGGTCCTTCAGCCCGATGCCGTTCCAACGAAGTTCCCGAACGTGCCTAAGTATCTCTCCAAGCCCGTGCCCAAGAAGAGAAACCCAAAGAAGCGACTGGACCCTCAGTTCGTGCCTTCGAAGAGGCGGCGAACAGTTCCGCaggccagcgacgtttcagcagaGGCACCCGCATCTGCCGAACCGGACATACTAAGAACTTCGGATGCCAGAAACGTCACCCTCCCATCAGATAAATGGggaaagcatgtttttttttgtgaagagcCGCTAACAGTGTCGTATAGTGTGTGCCTGCCAGGGCCGAACATGGGTCTCCTCCATGCTCAGAAGCTTGTTTTGTTCCGCAGCGAGGGCACCGCTGTCAAGCATCAGGTGTTCGTCCGGGGTGTGGAACTCACGGCGATAGACGAGAAATGTGATCCAGCGTCCGTGCTGCAGGAGGTTGACAGCATGCAGGTTTGCGCAGGAGCGGGGTTACTGACTGAGTTCTGCCATGTTAGCTGCTCAAAAATGATAAAATGGAGCGAAGGCTTTTATCACAAACGGTGCAAAGGTGCCGTCAGTGAAAATGAGATGCGGTGCGTCGCCTGCAAGTATTTGAGAAGGCTTCTTATTAATCAACGGTGCCGGGAAAAGAAGCGAAATGTCAGTTATGATTATGGAAAGAAGTTGAGGGCAAGAACCGAAGCAGTGAGACGTCTAAGAGCCAAAGTAAAAAACTTGGATCGAACCATCATTCAAATGAAGCAGGAGAATGAGGATATTGAAGAAAGTACTGTGCTAAAAAAGATCGAAAAGCTTCCACAAAAACAAAGAGTTGCAATCATGCAGTGTTTTGAGGCTGGAAGCCGCAAATCTGTCAAAGGGATGCGCTATAAACCAGAGAGGATGCTAGAATGTATTATAATGCACATGAAAAGTGCACGTCTCTACGAACATGTACGAAAACAAAATATACTTGTGCTGCCTAGCCGCACTTGTCTCAGGAAGTATATGGAGAAATACGAAAGCAGATTTGGATTCAACGCAGCAGTGCTTTCTGGTATATCAAGAAAAACGCAAGAGATGACTGAATTTGAGTGCCATGGTGGCCTCATTGTCGACGAGATGAAGCTTGCAGAAAACTTCGCTGTTGCAAGCGGCTCTGGTAAAGTGCACGGGTTCGTTGATCTTGGCCCCTACACTCCTGAGGCTGACAAGACAGTTACTTGTGGCCATGGACTGGTTATTATGTTTCAGCCTCTTTCAGGATCATGA